The sequence below is a genomic window from Draconibacterium halophilum.
ATTATTCATCAAATGTTAACATATAAATCGTACTGATTTTCAATTGCAAAGAGCAGTTTGCAATTTGAACGGATTGATGTAAAATTCTTTGTGCATAATCTCTAAATTGTGAAAGATTGAGCTGCCGAATTGAAAATACAATTGGGAGCTAAGTACAACTAGAATTTACAATCTTTAGTAAAACAGCTTTTCGTCATGATCAGGAAAAAATATCCCTGCATCGATTCGAATACGATCAAGGGTTTTAATCAAATCTTCGCTCATTTTCCAGGTCATTTTCGGACTTTCAATTAATTCGGCATCCAAACACTCCATTACGTGCTTGGCTTCATACTGGTAGCCTGCTCCTTCTTTTGTTTCGTTTGGAATTAACTGTTGCTCGTCGCCGTCCTTCCAAACCGTTAAATCAGTTGGAGTAAACCAACGAGGGTGCAATATCACATATCCGTTTTCGCAGCAAAATTCGCTTTGAACCGGCGAATGCACAGCAAAACTGGAAGAAAGACTGGCCATCTCTCCATTTTTATATTTAAAAATCAGTTGAATACTTTCCTCGCTTCCGGTGGGACTGAAATCTGCGGAAGACTTTATCAGATCAGGAACTCCTAAAGTTGATAAAGCCGCAAAAACGGGGTAGATTCCAATGTCAAGAAGCGATCCGCCGCCCAGTTTCACATTATACAGACGTTTATCTT
It includes:
- a CDS encoding Gfo/Idh/MocA family protein, with the translated sequence MSKIYNWAVLGCGKIANKFVNDLKLLPNARLYAAASRDLNRAQDFANDLGFEKAYGSYSEMVEDTNVDVVYIATPHSHHFEHTMLCLTHKKAVLCEKAFAMNQHEVAQMIECAKENNIFLMEAFWTMFQPSYQKALEIINSGELGKLKMVRSDFAFNAEFNEDKRLYNVKLGGGSLLDIGIYPVFAALSTLGVPDLIKSSADFSPTGSEESIQLIFKYKNGEMASLSSSFAVHSPVQSEFCCENGYVILHPRWFTPTDLTVWKDGDEQQLIPNETKEGAGYQYEAKHVMECLDAELIESPKMTWKMSEDLIKTLDRIRIDAGIFFPDHDEKLFY